AACAATAACATAATTATATATCAATAAAGTTTCTCTTAATATTGACACAGTATTCATCCCTTAACTgtgagagccaatcatctctttatccatctataacacatcctttaaaattttggccactttgcttttgaagaacttcagaagaactgaaaatgtttattttctgtgttatttatcAGCCTCCTGCAAACCAGCCCCACCCTCCCAccccctctcccaccccacaGTTTCCACCACCCTCCTCCCCTGCACATCTCAGTCCTGCCCACTGAAtccttcccactgcagggagctgctgaggagccgCATGGTCCATCCCTGGATTCTCCAAGCACTGACTGCCCATCCACTCTGACCACAGCCAGGGGCCACatcccactgcctgcccagcGTCCATCCATGGAGGTGAGCACCGTGTCCCCTCTTTTCACCTCACCGACTGACACACCTGCTCAGTGTGAGATCAGTGTCTCCAGTGTGGCCATGCACTTTGTGACGCTGCTCATTGGCCTCTGTGGCCTGGCTGGGAACGGGGCTTTCCTCTGGCTCCTCCAAATTAATGCCATCACTGACTTTGTAGCATTCAACCAGGCCAGCATCgacttcctcttcctcatcttcatGGTCCCCTCCACCCTGCTCTTTCTGCTGGAGGAGGTTTCCTGCTCTGCTATAATGCCCCCAAGTGTATTTGAGCTTGCTTTCCCAGCTGTCACTGTTCACCTACACCATGGGGCTCTTCCAGCTGATGTTCATCAGCATCGAGAGGTGCAGGTCCATCCTCtgcctgtttttctgtgttggACAAGTTTCCGAGCACCTGTTGTGGGTGATAATGAGTGCCCTGTTCTGGGCCTTGTTCTTTGTTGTGACCGCTGTCAATCCCACGGTGACTTCCCTGTGCCAGTCACACGAGCAGGAGCAATGCCAGGTGGCTCTCACATCCATGTACGCCCTCAACCTCTTCCTATTTGCTGTACCCATGCTCATTTCCAGCACAATCCTCTTCATTCATCTCaagcctggctcccagcagcagccacccaaGAGGCTCGACATTGTTATTGTCCTCGTTGCGCTCTTCAGTCTGCCCCTCAGTCTCTggtttctcctgcagcagcttggTTACAcggctgtgccctcccaggTGGTTTTCCTGCTCACCTGCATCACCAGCAGCATCAAACCCTTCATCTGCTTCTTGGTGGGGAGCTGGAAGAGAGACTGCTccatggggagctgctggagacacTGCTccatggagagctgcaggaagcactCCTCCATGCAGTCCCTAAGGGAGGCGATCCACAGGGTGTTTGAGGAGCCAGAAGAAAACACTGCCTATAGAGATGATCCCTCTGTGGACACAGTTATCTGAGTCTGTTGATCCCTTCCACTGCACTGCTGAAGGaccctgggacagtggctgAGGGATTCCTTGAGTCACCTGATAAAGAAATACCCACAGGATcagcctccctgtgctggtgcatCCCC
The DNA window shown above is from Camarhynchus parvulus chromosome 5, STF_HiC, whole genome shotgun sequence and carries:
- the LOC115904450 gene encoding LOW QUALITY PROTEIN: mas-related G-protein coupled receptor member D-like (The sequence of the model RefSeq protein was modified relative to this genomic sequence to represent the inferred CDS: deleted 1 base in 1 codon); translated protein: MEVSTVSPLFTSPTDTPAQCEISVSSVAMHFVTLLIGLCGLAGNGAFLWLLQINAITDFVAFNQASIDFLFLIFMVPSTLLFLLEEVSCSAIMPQVYLSLLSQLSLFTYTMGLFQLMFISIERCRSILCLFFCVGQVSEHLLWVIMSALFWALFFVVTAVNPTVTSLCQSHEQEQCQVALTSMYALNLFLFAVPMLISSTILFIHLKPGSQQQPPKRLDIVIVLVALFSLPLSLWFLLQQLGYTAVPSQVVFLLTCITSSIKPFICFLVGSWKRDCSMGSCWRHCSMESCRKHSSMQSLREAIHRVFEEPEENTAYRDDPSVDTVI